TTCTTTCGGCGGACGCACAAACCCCCAAACCACATCGCCGTTGCGTAGCCCAAAGCGTTTGATCTGAGAGGCCGAAAGGTATATATCGTGTTCGCTGGGCAATAAGCCCTTAGGCCTCAAAAAACCAAAGCCGTCGTTTAATATCTCAAGCGTTCCTCCGCCTAATCTGAGCCCCATCATTTCAGCCTGACGAGTCAGAATGGCGATAATGATCTCATCTTTGCGCCGAAGCATTGAAATGCCTGGGATGCTCATCTCTCTGGCGACCTTTTTAAGATCGGCCAACATCATGCTTGTTAGGCGCGAATATGTATATCTCGTCGCTCTCGGTACGCTCTTTACCTCTTCGAATTCACCCCCCACACTTTCTAAAAGTGCTTGTCCGTCCCTTTCACCCTTTGTTTCGTTCATGATGCCTCTCGTATCCCTCCCAATCAGCCAAGAACCTCTCCAACCCTACATCGGTCAGAGGATGGCGAAACAAGAGCTCCAATACTTTAAAAGGAATGGTGCAAATGGAAGCTCCGGCCAAGGCTGATTCATATACATGTCGCGGATGCCGCACGCTAGCCGCTATAATTTGAGTTTTTATACTTTGAATGCGAAATAACGCCGATATGTCCCGCACCAATCCTATCCCGTCTTCTCCTATGTCGTCCAGCCTGCCGATGAAAGGGCTTACATAAGCGGCACCGGCCGCAGCCGCTAACAGGGCTTGTTGAGGGCTAAAGACGAGAGTTACGTTGATGCGTATACCCTCTTTGGATAGAACTCTCACCGCCGCCATACCTTCTGGTGTGATCGGAATCTTGACCACAACGTTGGGATGAATCGAAGAGAGGAAGCGGGCTTCGCGAATCATGCCGTCAGCGTCGGTTGAAATCACCTCAGCACTTACCGGCCCATCTACAATCTCTGCTATCTCTCTCACACGCTGATGGAAGTCCACGTTCCCTTCCCTGACCACAAGAGAGGGATTAGTGGTAACCCCGCTCACCACGCCCCATCTAACTCCTTGTCGTATCTCTTCGAGATTGGCGGTATCCAAGAAGAGGTGCATATTGTCTCACGGCTCCTTATGAAATTGTAAAATATAATAACAAATATAACCTTCGTTATAAATAAAACACATTAGGAATACACCATCGTTGCTGTGCCAGTTTCTTCAAAACCTGGCCTCTAAAACAGATCGCCGCATACTTGAGGATACAAAAGTTCGGAGGATTTGTGCGTTATTATAGCTCATCCGCAATATATTGCAAGCTTTGTAAGGTTATTTTCCGAAAGGCATCTTGTTCTCCGACCTCTCGTGGGAGGTAGCGAAATGTCCAACAAGGTGAATGAATTAGCCCTAATGGCCATTTTGACATCGCTCGTAGTTGCAGCCACGGCACTTCACGTGCCGATGCCCGGATTCCGCATCTACTTCAATCTGGGCGAAGGGGTCATTTATATTATAGCCCTTACTTGGGGAAGTCGCTATGGGGCAATGTGCGGCGGCCTCGGTGCTTCGCTGGCCGACCTGCTTTTGGGCTATCCGCTCTGGGCCCCCTTTACCCTCGCAATCAAGAGTGCAGAGGGTTTCATAGTGGGGCACTTTGCTCGTAAAAGCCGCAACATCGCCTTGCTGGCCGGAGCTTCAGTTATGATAACAGGCTATGCTGCCGTGGCGGGTTTGCTTTACGGCCCAAAGGCAATTCTGATAGAGATAGCCACCGACGTCGTACAGACGGGGATCGGGGCAGTTTTAGCCGTAACAGCTATGCCAATCCTCAGAAAAGCCGTAGGACGATATTCGCCGCCAGACAAGCAACAGAGCCGTTAAATGCTCAAGGCATTAAGCAGCTCAAGCAATGATAGATCCGGCCTCTTTTTGTTCTCCCACGTCTCGGGCAGCGGACAAGTAGTCACTTGACCGCACGTCACCCCAGCCATAACCCCACTTTTACCTTCTAACAGCGCCTCTACTGCATGTGCGCCGAGGCGTGAGCCGAGCACGGCGTCAAAGGCGGTAGGACTTCCACCGCGCTGTATATGTCCCAATACGGTGATGCGCGATTCGTAACCTCCGGTATCGAGAATCTTTCCGGCAAGTTCCTGAGCCGACATTACGCCTTCTGCAACTATGATAAGCGAATGGGTCTTCCCGCGCTTTTTGGCATAATTGAGCTTCTGGCATACCTTTTCCACATCGAAGGGCACCTCCGGAAGAAGTGCACATTCAGCGCCACCTGCAAGAGCCACCTGCAGGGCTATAAAGCCCGAGTTTCGTCCCATCACTTCTATAATGAATAGCCGATCGTGGCTGCTCGCCGTGTCGCGCAATTTTTTAACAGCTTCGAGAGCCGTATTTACTGCTGTGTCATAGCCTATCGTCTCGTCGGTGCCGGCGCAATCGTTGTCTATCGTACCAGGAACCCCTACGGTTGGCAGGCCGCGCTTCTCCAACTCCCAAGCTCCCCTAAAAGAGCCCTCACCCCCTATGACGATCAGCGCATCCACATCCATCCCTTTGAGTCTGGCAAGTCCTTCTGTCACTCCTTCGGATCTCTTGAAGCGTTCGCTCCTCGCCGTTCTGAGGATCGTTCCTCCGTGATGTATTATCCCCCCTACCGAACTTTGGGTAAGGGGAATGGCATCACCGTCCAAAAGCCCCTCGTAGCCGCGACGAATTCCCACAACATCAAGACCGTGATAGATTGCGACTCGCGTCACTGCCCTTATAGCAGCGTTCATGCCCGGTGCGTCGCCTCCGCTGGTCAGTACAGCAATTCTCTTCATAACACTGCCACCCCCTCATGCTGACGATAGCGATGATATCACGCATGGCAATAATCACAAAGAGAAGGCATAAAAAAAGACGCCCTCTTCAGGCATCCTATGCAAATAACCTATCATTAGCCTGATATGTGAACGTCAAGCCTCTCGATCCCAACCGGGACAATCTCAGCGGCCGATATGCGCTAAAAGCCCTTTGTTTTCGGAGCCTTCAAGCGAAGCGCGCTCTTTGGGTGCACAGAGCATCCAATTGCCCACTTCGTCCTTTTCCCAGAAGGATACTGTGTTAAAACAGCTCGAGATAGCCTCTTGTCCGGCCATGTACCAATTGCCCCACGAGTCCTTTACCCACATACAAATCCCTCCCGCCATGAGGTCAGTAATATTTATACCAGCCTCACTTCTTTTTGTCAACTGTTGTTTATTTTTCCGTCCATTTTTGACGAATGGATACAGAAGTACAGGAGGGTTCTGAATCTTTAGGCGGAAAAGCAGCTACCGCCAATGAATTCTCGTAAGATGGAATCATTTGGTACCCGATCGGAGGGAAAGAAAGGGATGAACCGCAGGAAGGAGATTAACCTCCTCGCCTCGCCGTAGACCGGCGACTCCTCCGGTATGGTAGAAAGCAGCGGTTCCGCATAGCCTTTGAGGGTAGAGAGTTCGTACACCAGAGCCGAGTTGAACATTATATCGGCCCTCTCTTGATACGGGAATATATGCTTTTGAGCCCCGCGCACCACAGAAGGCCATTGGCGCAGCGTAACCTCTGGCAATTTCCCCCTCGTACGGTAATCGCGCACAAGTCGCCGTAAGAGGCGGTTGTCCGTGGTACTGGTACGATTGTGGCGATCCAGGTTCAACGCGGTAAGCGGAGAAACATATATGCGGTACTTTTCATCGTCAGAAACGCTTTCACTCACCTTTTCATTGAGGCCATGGATCCCTTCTATTATCAATATTGCGTTGAAACCCAACTGCAACAGCTCTCCCCATTCGCGCTTGCCCGTGAGAAAATTAAAACGAGGGAGGCGGACGGCCTCTCCTGCCAAGAGGCGCCTCAGGTGATCGTTGATAAGTTCGATGTCGAGCGCCTCCAGGGCTTCAAAGTCATAGTTTCCCTCCGCATCAACTGGGGTTCGATCTCGCTCTAAGAAATAGTCATCAAGCGCAAGCGTCACAGCCCGTTTCCCCAACGCCTGCAGTTGGATGCGCAACCTCAGAGAGGCTGTGGTTTTTCCTGAGCCCGAAGGACCTGCCATGCACACTAAGCGCACTCGAGACCGAGAAGCGATATCTTTAGCAATGTGGCTCAAGCGCTGGCTATGGAGAGCTTCGGACGTAAGGATCAGGTCTCCGGCCTTGCCCTCCGCTACCAATTTATGGAGGTTATCCATGGTGCTCACGTTTAATATGTCAAGCCACTCGGTATACTCGCGGAAGACTTCGGCTAGCTTCTTAGGCGGTTGAAAGGGGGGCAAGCCATCCGGATAAGCCACCGTAGGAAACAAGAGCACCATTCCCCCTCCATACGGAACGAGGTCGAAGACGCGGAGGTAGCCTGTGGACGGGGCGAGGGGGGCGTAGAAAAAACCGTGCGCGTCAGCACAGCAGTAAACCTCCACAGGGTCTATGGCAGCCCATTGAAGGAGCCTGGCTTTATCTGCGTTGCCCTGACGTTCGAAGACGCGCTTAGCTTGATCGATAGGCACGAGCTTTCTCCTGAAAGGCAGATCCATGTCCACCATCTGCTCCATCAACCTCCTGACGCGCGCCACGTCTTCCTCCGACGGGAAACCGGAGGGAAGCTCGCAATAGTAACCATCACTCAACGAATGGCGGATGAAGATGTCCTGGTTTAAGGCCCTCTTACAGGCTAATACCAAGAGAAAGCTCAGGCTCCTGCGATAGACTTCCATTCCCTCAAAACTGCTCGTGTCCACAAACTCGACTACAGCGTCATCGTCTATGGTCCAGTCAAGGCTGCGCAAATAATGATTAACCCGCCACGCCACCACGTTCCTCCGACTCTCATATCCGCTGGCAGCGAGCACTTCGGGTCCTCCCACAGGAGAGGAAAAAGAAATTTCGTCGTTACCAGTCAAGGAGATCGTAAACTTTCTCAAAAAATCCACCTTCGATCTTTGTGGGGGCTTGTTGCATCACACTTACCCTTGCCGGCTTCGGCATGTTGCTGAAGCCAGGATACAAAAGCTTTCTTTCATGTCGTCTTTTTATTCTTGTCCTCTATCGCTCGTAGCACCCCATCGTCTCGGCTTGGGCTAAAATATGCCCCTTCATAGCCGCCTCCACATCAGCCCTGGAAGCGCCCTCTTTAAGGCCGAGCGAAGGAATATCTAAGGCGTAGAGCCTGAAGAAATAGCGGTGAACGCCATGCCCCTTAGGCGGGCACGGACCGCCGTAACCGAGCTTGCCGAAATCGTTGCGACCAGGCTTTCCCTGCTTGCTCCCTTCGATCAAACCTGATTCGACAGCTGGTATATCGAACAGCACCCAATGGGTAAAAGTCCCGCGCGGCGCATCGGGGTCATCTACTATAAGAACAAAACTCTTTACCCCTGAAGGGGCACCCTCCCACCTGAGCTCGGGCGATATATCCTTCCCCTCGCACGTATATTTCTGAGGGATCCTTCCACCGTTAGAAAACGCCGGCGATTCCACCTTAAGGGCCATATCTACTTCACCTCCTTGGCAAGGAAGACTTAAAACCCCTAATGATGCCATTAAAATGCCTAAGATGACAGCTAACTTAAGCACAAAAACGGTTCTCAAAAAAGCCCCCTCCATTTGTGCCGGTTTTGTAAGAATTATCTTACCATGTATAGGTGAAATCGCAATACACATCAAAGCCAGCGCAACGCCGTAGCCTTAAATAAAACCCAAACGCGCTGGCCTGGCTGAATCGAGAGCTCTTTAACCGCCCGTGGCGTAATTGTCGACCTCAGACTCACTCCTCCAAGCGATATCGTCACGGCTACCCTTCCGCCGCCGTTATCCAGGAGCATCTGCGTCACCCTGCCCGAAAGCACATTCTGTGCGGACACTTTTGCCGGAGGTGAAGTAGCGATTACGATGTCCGATGGATCGAGGACTGCCGTGGCAGTCTCGCTCGGAGGAGAAACCGCAAGTATGTGTTGTCCGTCGGGGAAAACCCTTTCCCATAGATCATCGTTTAGGGGCCGCCAAGGGCCCGATATTAGGTTAGAGGTTCCTTGAGCGGCAATCCGCCCTTGATACAAATTCAGCACGTTCTTGGCAACTTCATAGAGCCAAAGGAGGTCGTGGGTCGCCACGACCACGGTCGTTCTCCATTCCTTGACGGCGCGCAGTACGGCTTCCTTGATGAGGGTGGCGCTCGCCTCGTCTACATTCGCCGTAGGCTCATCCAATAAAAGGACTTTAGGTCTTAAAACCAACCTGGCGGCCAAGGCTACCCTCTGCGCCTCTCCACCCGATAGGGCGTACCAAGGGCGATGGGTGAACTCCTCCGGTGGAAGTCCGACCATTTCTAACGCTTCGAAGGCCTTTTTCCTCAGGTTTTTCTCTTTTCTGACCTTTAACCCATACGCCACGTTATCGAAGACAGACCTCTTGAGGAGGAAAGAGTCTTGGAGCAGCAACGTTACTTCCCGCCTCGGAGGCTCGCCCTCGCTGCCTACCGGCACGCCATCGAAGCGCAAAGTTCCCTCGGACGGAACTTCAAGAAAGGCCAAGACTCTAAGCAGCGTGCTCTTACCGCTGCCATTTGGGCCAACCAACCCTACGATATCTCCCTCTTCTATTACAAGATGAGGGACGTCTAAGACCAGCCTGCCGTTATATCTATGTTTAACGCCGGAAAGCTCGTAGAGAGCCTTCATTGGGCAGCCCTCTTTTTAAACGCCGAGAGGGCGGCATTTACGGCTAAGGCCAGGAGCATGAGTACGAGGCCCAGCGCGATGCCCATGTCGAACTCTCCCTTCGCGGTCTCAAGCGATATGGCTGTCGTCATCGTTCTGGTGTGCCACTTTATGTTGCCGCCCAACATCATTGAAGCGCCCACTTCAGATATAACTCTCCCGTAGGCCGTCGCGGCGGCCAAAAGCACAGCATAACGCCCCTCCCAGAGGCTGGAAATAGCTAATTGTCTCCCTCTCGCGCCGAGCGTGAGCAATGTGAGCTTAAGCTGCCTATCGAGCCCTTCAACTGCCTCGGCTGTTAAAGAAACCACGATCGGAAGAGCTAAAATGGTCTGGCCCACGGCAATTCCCGGCAGCGTAAAGAGCAACCCCAAACTTCCCAAAGGCCCCCTGCGCGAGATAAAGGCATATACCAAAAGCCCAACAACGACCGTGGGCATGGCAAGAAGTGT
Above is a window of Acetomicrobium sp. S15 = DSM 107314 DNA encoding:
- the fsa gene encoding fructose-6-phosphate aldolase: MHLFLDTANLEEIRQGVRWGVVSGVTTNPSLVVREGNVDFHQRVREIAEIVDGPVSAEVISTDADGMIREARFLSSIHPNVVVKIPITPEGMAAVRVLSKEGIRINVTLVFSPQQALLAAAAGAAYVSPFIGRLDDIGEDGIGLVRDISALFRIQSIKTQIIAASVRHPRHVYESALAGASICTIPFKVLELLFRHPLTDVGLERFLADWEGYERHHERNKG
- a CDS encoding ECF transporter S component — its product is MSNKVNELALMAILTSLVVAATALHVPMPGFRIYFNLGEGVIYIIALTWGSRYGAMCGGLGASLADLLLGYPLWAPFTLAIKSAEGFIVGHFARKSRNIALLAGASVMITGYAAVAGLLYGPKAILIEIATDVVQTGIGAVLAVTAMPILRKAVGRYSPPDKQQSR
- the pfkA gene encoding 6-phosphofructokinase, giving the protein MKRIAVLTSGGDAPGMNAAIRAVTRVAIYHGLDVVGIRRGYEGLLDGDAIPLTQSSVGGIIHHGGTILRTARSERFKRSEGVTEGLARLKGMDVDALIVIGGEGSFRGAWELEKRGLPTVGVPGTIDNDCAGTDETIGYDTAVNTALEAVKKLRDTASSHDRLFIIEVMGRNSGFIALQVALAGGAECALLPEVPFDVEKVCQKLNYAKKRGKTHSLIIVAEGVMSAQELAGKILDTGGYESRITVLGHIQRGGSPTAFDAVLGSRLGAHAVEALLEGKSGVMAGVTCGQVTTCPLPETWENKKRPDLSLLELLNALSI
- a CDS encoding nucleoside kinase, with amino-acid sequence MRKFTISLTGNDEISFSSPVGGPEVLAASGYESRRNVVAWRVNHYLRSLDWTIDDDAVVEFVDTSSFEGMEVYRRSLSFLLVLACKRALNQDIFIRHSLSDGYYCELPSGFPSEEDVARVRRLMEQMVDMDLPFRRKLVPIDQAKRVFERQGNADKARLLQWAAIDPVEVYCCADAHGFFYAPLAPSTGYLRVFDLVPYGGGMVLLFPTVAYPDGLPPFQPPKKLAEVFREYTEWLDILNVSTMDNLHKLVAEGKAGDLILTSEALHSQRLSHIAKDIASRSRVRLVCMAGPSGSGKTTASLRLRIQLQALGKRAVTLALDDYFLERDRTPVDAEGNYDFEALEALDIELINDHLRRLLAGEAVRLPRFNFLTGKREWGELLQLGFNAILIIEGIHGLNEKVSESVSDDEKYRIYVSPLTALNLDRHNRTSTTDNRLLRRLVRDYRTRGKLPEVTLRQWPSVVRGAQKHIFPYQERADIMFNSALVYELSTLKGYAEPLLSTIPEESPVYGEARRLISFLRFIPFFPSDRVPNDSILREFIGGSCFSA
- a CDS encoding YbhB/YbcL family Raf kinase inhibitor-like protein, whose protein sequence is MALKVESPAFSNGGRIPQKYTCEGKDISPELRWEGAPSGVKSFVLIVDDPDAPRGTFTHWVLFDIPAVESGLIEGSKQGKPGRNDFGKLGYGGPCPPKGHGVHRYFFRLYALDIPSLGLKEGASRADVEAAMKGHILAQAETMGCYER
- a CDS encoding ATP-binding cassette domain-containing protein; this translates as MKALYELSGVKHRYNGRLVLDVPHLVIEEGDIVGLVGPNGSGKSTLLRVLAFLEVPSEGTLRFDGVPVGSEGEPPRREVTLLLQDSFLLKRSVFDNVAYGLKVRKEKNLRKKAFEALEMVGLPPEEFTHRPWYALSGGEAQRVALAARLVLRPKVLLLDEPTANVDEASATLIKEAVLRAVKEWRTTVVVATHDLLWLYEVAKNVLNLYQGRIAAQGTSNLISGPWRPLNDDLWERVFPDGQHILAVSPPSETATAVLDPSDIVIATSPPAKVSAQNVLSGRVTQMLLDNGGGRVAVTISLGGVSLRSTITPRAVKELSIQPGQRVWVLFKATALRWL
- a CDS encoding ABC transporter permease; this translates as MDYILEGLINGIILLVSGDEETYSAIWTTLKVSTMSIIASLIIGIPIGFVLGYFDFPGKRILRTISDTLLAMPTVVVGLLVYAFISRRGPLGSLGLLFTLPGIAVGQTILALPIVVSLTAEAVEGLDRQLKLTLLTLGARGRQLAISSLWEGRYAVLLAAATAYGRVISEVGASMMLGGNIKWHTRTMTTAISLETAKGEFDMGIALGLVLMLLALAVNAALSAFKKRAAQ